In the Argonema galeatum A003/A1 genome, one interval contains:
- a CDS encoding type II toxin-antitoxin system VapC family toxin yields MNYLIDTNIVTYILKRNVTVNNKLKEVNRLGEEVFISCLSYYEVKRGLLAINATRQLSEFNQFCREYSVLFLDDIEIIERASTIHADLKRRGRPIQDADILIAATAITRGLILVSNDSDMLRVSGITVENWMDLES; encoded by the coding sequence TTGAATTATCTAATAGACACGAATATTGTTACTTACATTTTGAAGAGAAATGTAACTGTAAATAACAAATTAAAAGAAGTGAATCGTTTGGGAGAAGAGGTATTTATAAGTTGCCTAAGTTACTATGAAGTAAAAAGAGGACTTTTGGCTATAAATGCTACAAGGCAGCTTTCAGAATTTAATCAATTCTGTAGAGAGTATAGCGTGTTATTTCTAGATGACATAGAAATTATTGAAAGAGCATCAACCATTCATGCAGATTTAAAGCGCAGAGGTAGACCTATACAAGATGCAGATATATTAATAGCGGCGACGGCAATTACGCGGGGATTAATTCTGGTTTCTAATGATTCTGATATGTTGAGAGTGTCAGGGATTACGGTAGAGAACTGGATGGATTTGGAAAGTTAA
- a CDS encoding GTP-binding protein yields the protein MSNPQSSQPNPEAGRHSNRQESHLSLARSSIRRALSGYTPKIRASLRSEIEVLTNSLQKLDQGVIRIAAFGLVSRGKSAVLNALLGQKILQTGPLNGVTQWPRSVRWTIASEPPLTKEKGFSKVQMELIDTPGLDEIEGQARATMAQEVARQADLILFIVSGDITRTEYQALCELRQAQKPIILVFNKIDLYPEQDRQAIYENLQELGAGSSGGRRLQQLLSPDEIVMVAAEPAPIQVRVEWPDGKVTYEWESPPSDIDELKEKILSILNREGRSLLALNALVQAREAEATIASKILELRNTEAEDLIWQFTKYKALAVALNPIALLDILGGTIADLALIRELARLYNLPMTSYEAGKLWKTILLSSGGLLLGEMGSSLLLGLGKSAAAVVSGENPTSLTAYGGVAIAQAGIAGYGAYAVGRAAQVYLEQGCTWGQLGPNTVIQEILDRVEPSTILYRLRQELRQ from the coding sequence TTGAGCAATCCTCAATCCTCCCAACCCAATCCAGAAGCTGGGCGTCACAGCAACCGGCAAGAATCTCACTTATCCCTTGCTCGTTCTAGTATCCGACGCGCTTTATCTGGATATACTCCCAAAATTCGGGCATCCCTGCGCTCCGAAATAGAAGTTTTGACCAACAGCTTACAAAAACTAGACCAAGGCGTGATTCGCATCGCCGCTTTCGGTTTAGTCAGTCGCGGCAAATCAGCGGTTTTGAATGCCTTGCTGGGTCAGAAAATCCTGCAAACCGGGCCACTCAACGGCGTTACCCAGTGGCCCCGCTCTGTCCGCTGGACGATCGCTTCAGAACCCCCCCTTACTAAGGAGAAGGGGTTCTCCAAAGTCCAAATGGAGTTAATTGATACGCCGGGATTGGATGAAATTGAGGGACAAGCAAGGGCAACGATGGCGCAGGAGGTGGCGCGTCAAGCAGATTTGATTTTGTTTATCGTTTCTGGCGATATCACTCGCACCGAGTATCAAGCGCTGTGCGAACTGCGACAAGCCCAAAAGCCGATAATTTTGGTATTTAACAAAATCGACTTATATCCAGAACAAGACAGACAAGCAATTTACGAAAATCTGCAAGAACTGGGTGCTGGTAGCAGTGGTGGTAGGCGTCTCCAACAGTTATTATCTCCAGATGAGATAGTGATGGTGGCGGCAGAACCAGCACCAATTCAGGTGCGTGTCGAGTGGCCGGATGGTAAAGTTACTTACGAATGGGAGTCGCCACCCTCGGATATAGACGAGCTGAAGGAGAAAATTCTCAGTATTCTAAATAGAGAAGGTCGATCGCTCCTCGCCCTCAACGCCTTGGTTCAAGCAAGGGAAGCCGAAGCAACTATTGCCAGTAAAATCTTGGAATTACGCAACACTGAAGCCGAAGACCTGATTTGGCAATTTACCAAGTATAAAGCTCTCGCCGTCGCCCTCAATCCGATCGCTCTTTTGGATATCTTGGGCGGAACTATAGCGGATTTGGCACTAATCCGCGAGCTGGCACGACTGTATAATCTGCCCATGACAAGCTACGAAGCTGGGAAACTCTGGAAAACAATTCTGTTGAGTTCTGGTGGTTTACTGCTGGGCGAAATGGGTAGCAGTTTGCTGTTGGGGTTGGGTAAGAGTGCTGCTGCTGTTGTCTCTGGTGAAAACCCTACTAGCCTGACTGCTTATGGAGGGGTGGCTATAGCCCAAGCCGGTATAGCCGGATATGGAGCCTACGCCGTCGGTCGCGCCGCACAAGTATATTTAGAACAAGGTTGCACTTGGGGGCAACTGGGGCCAAACACAGTCATTCAAGAAATTCTCGATCGAGTGGAACCCAGTACCATTCTCTATCGCCTGCGTCAGGAATTGCGGCAATAG
- a CDS encoding CGLD27 family protein, with protein sequence MMESSVSVCPVPSEQLPINEYQELKDSWYFSWGTLDWATYIKKMAWVWGWSWLLAGPVASASFAPQKALGQFILCGAGLSTLLMGLAMLRLYLGWTYVRDRLADTTVVYEESGWYDGQCWTKPPEILTRDRLIATYEIQPILGRLRRTFGLLVLFLCIGGFIWILL encoded by the coding sequence ATGATGGAGTCTTCTGTTTCTGTATGCCCAGTTCCATCTGAACAGCTACCCATCAACGAGTACCAAGAATTGAAGGATTCTTGGTACTTTAGTTGGGGCACTCTTGATTGGGCCACTTATATTAAGAAGATGGCTTGGGTATGGGGTTGGAGTTGGTTGCTCGCAGGCCCTGTGGCATCGGCAAGTTTTGCCCCTCAGAAGGCTTTAGGCCAGTTTATCTTGTGTGGCGCGGGTCTATCTACTTTGTTGATGGGGTTAGCGATGCTGCGGCTATACTTAGGCTGGACTTATGTGCGCGATCGCTTGGCCGATACCACAGTAGTATATGAAGAGTCAGGCTGGTACGATGGGCAATGCTGGACTAAACCTCCAGAAATTCTCACGCGCGATCGGCTGATTGCGACTTATGAGATTCAACCGATTCTTGGGCGGCTGAGGCGAACCTTTGGACTGCTAGTGCTATTTCTCTGCATCGGCGGCTTCATTTGGATTCTTCTTTAG
- the yqeK gene encoding bis(5'-nucleosyl)-tetraphosphatase (symmetrical) YqeK, with translation MRDRVISWLADNVPDSRLQHILRVEQMSIELASYHNLDVAKAAQAGLMHDLAKYFKPQVLLEMARSEGLELDPVDEANPHLLHAEVSALVARDRFGVQDEEILQAIRNHTLGRFGMSLLSCTVFLADSLEPGRGNSGELEALRQESRQNLYQAVWGTCDYSMKYLIETHRLIHPRTILTRNWAMQIASKKVLSGTA, from the coding sequence ATGCGCGATCGGGTAATATCATGGTTAGCAGATAACGTTCCCGATTCCCGGCTCCAACATATTCTCAGGGTTGAGCAGATGTCGATCGAATTGGCTTCTTATCACAATCTGGATGTGGCCAAAGCCGCTCAAGCTGGGTTGATGCACGATTTGGCCAAATATTTCAAACCCCAAGTTCTGTTGGAAATGGCACGGTCAGAAGGTTTAGAACTCGATCCGGTAGATGAGGCAAATCCGCATCTTTTACACGCAGAAGTAAGTGCTCTAGTTGCCAGAGATCGGTTTGGGGTTCAAGATGAAGAAATATTGCAGGCGATCCGGAATCATACCTTGGGCAGATTCGGTATGAGCTTGCTGAGTTGTACCGTGTTTCTAGCTGATAGTCTGGAGCCTGGGCGTGGCAACTCTGGGGAGTTGGAGGCTTTGCGACAAGAAAGTCGGCAAAATCTCTACCAAGCTGTATGGGGAACTTGCGATTATTCAATGAAATATTTGATAGAAACCCATCGTTTAATTCACCCTAGAACGATACTTACTAGGAATTGGGCTATGCAAATAGCCAGCAAAAAAGTGCTTAGTGGTACAGCATAG
- a CDS encoding ion transporter, whose protein sequence is MLLRQKISFYFEDIETLTGRIVNLIITGLVLLSSAIFVIGTYRIPENIRDKLNLIDSVILLIFAFEYLLRFWCAENKLKYLFSLYSAIDLIAILPFFAGWLDISFIRLFRLFRILRLFRFIETQKLPGNLSSKDSVILTKIIFTIFAIIFVYSGLIYQVEHPVNTESFNTFLDAFYFSVVTMTTVGFGDVTPTSEAGRLLTVMMIFTGIALIPKQVGDLIKQLVKDTNHIETICPTCSLSVHDADAKFCKNCGAKLENRLDNTPQNNTNSAISN, encoded by the coding sequence ATGTTGCTAAGGCAAAAGATTTCCTTTTACTTTGAAGACATTGAAACGCTAACCGGCAGAATCGTTAATTTAATTATTACAGGTTTGGTGCTATTATCATCAGCGATATTTGTAATCGGAACCTATAGAATACCCGAAAATATACGGGATAAGTTAAACTTAATAGATTCGGTAATATTACTGATATTTGCATTCGAGTATTTATTGCGTTTTTGGTGTGCTGAGAATAAGCTAAAATATTTGTTCAGTCTTTACTCGGCAATTGATTTAATAGCTATCCTACCTTTCTTCGCTGGATGGTTAGACATCAGCTTTATCCGGCTCTTTCGCTTATTTAGAATTTTGCGGCTGTTCAGATTTATAGAAACTCAAAAGTTACCCGGTAATTTGAGTAGTAAAGATAGCGTAATTCTGACGAAAATAATATTTACTATATTTGCGATTATCTTTGTTTATTCAGGATTAATATATCAAGTTGAACACCCTGTAAATACTGAAAGTTTCAATACTTTTTTGGATGCGTTTTATTTTTCCGTTGTCACAATGACAACTGTTGGGTTTGGGGATGTTACTCCAACTTCAGAAGCAGGTCGCCTCTTAACAGTGATGATGATTTTTACGGGGATTGCACTGATTCCCAAGCAAGTAGGGGATTTAATCAAGCAACTTGTTAAAGATACTAATCACATTGAGACGATTTGTCCTACTTGTAGTTTATCTGTTCACGATGCTGACGCTAAATTTTGCAAAAATTGCGGTGCGAAATTGGAAAATCGTTTAGATAATACCCCACAAAATAACACAAATTCTGCTATAAGTAATTAG
- the rsfS gene encoding ribosome silencing factor, protein MSDNIKTVDSAYPTILTNPSAAKPAGAREDASRELALKMVEAASDRKGGDIVLLRVSEVSYLADYFAIVTGFSRVQVRALSQGIQEKVERELQRLPLRIEGQAEGSWVLLDYGDAIAHILIPSQREFYNLDAFWGHAERIDIQIQT, encoded by the coding sequence ATGTCTGATAACATCAAAACCGTAGATTCCGCTTACCCAACAATATTGACAAATCCTAGTGCTGCTAAGCCAGCCGGAGCGAGGGAAGATGCCAGCCGGGAACTGGCTTTGAAGATGGTGGAAGCTGCCAGCGATCGCAAAGGAGGTGATATTGTCTTACTCCGAGTGTCAGAGGTTTCGTATCTGGCAGATTATTTTGCGATCGTCACCGGCTTTTCTAGAGTGCAGGTACGGGCTCTTTCCCAAGGGATTCAAGAGAAGGTAGAACGAGAGTTGCAACGTCTTCCCCTCCGAATTGAGGGACAAGCGGAGGGAAGTTGGGTACTCCTAGACTACGGCGATGCGATCGCGCACATCTTGATACCCAGCCAGCGAGAGTTCTATAATCTGGATGCGTTTTGGGGCCACGCAGAACGGATCGATATCCAAATTCAAACTTAG
- a CDS encoding asparaginase produces the protein MTRGKRTQSAELEVTLLREGIAESTHRVQAVVCDDRGRILSVAGNAETATFARSALKPFQALAVTAIGTLERYGLTDRDLAIICSSHLGKIEQVRQVFNVLWRCDIDPSALQCPIPAGKESPLQYNCSGKHAGMLAICQQRNWPLNTYLQRNHPVQQLILSKVAELLRMPGEEFINAHDDCGAPTYFMQLGQMASLYAQLSSGTNLDMERIVRAMTHHPNLVAGIGEFDTELMRQTQGELVSKGGAEGIECIGRVGEGMGLAIKAIDGAKRAKYAVAIHLLRQMGWITPTVAESLSETFMALGKYKRLEVVGELSLI, from the coding sequence ATGACAAGGGGAAAAAGAACTCAATCAGCCGAACTAGAAGTGACGCTGCTCAGGGAAGGCATTGCTGAATCAACACATCGCGTCCAGGCGGTTGTATGTGACGATCGCGGACGCATACTATCAGTGGCAGGCAACGCCGAAACGGCGACTTTTGCCCGATCGGCTCTCAAGCCTTTCCAAGCACTGGCTGTTACCGCGATCGGCACGCTAGAACGGTACGGTCTGACAGATAGAGATTTAGCAATTATCTGTAGTTCCCACCTGGGCAAAATTGAGCAGGTACGCCAGGTTTTTAACGTCCTTTGGCGCTGCGATATCGACCCGTCGGCACTCCAGTGTCCGATCCCGGCTGGTAAAGAAAGTCCCCTGCAATATAATTGCTCTGGCAAACACGCGGGGATGCTAGCTATCTGCCAGCAACGAAATTGGCCTCTCAATACTTATTTGCAGCGCAACCACCCCGTTCAACAGCTAATTTTGAGCAAAGTGGCCGAATTGCTGCGGATGCCAGGGGAAGAGTTTATTAACGCCCACGATGATTGCGGGGCTCCGACCTATTTCATGCAGCTGGGGCAAATGGCTTCGTTGTACGCCCAGCTGTCCTCCGGTACAAATTTGGATATGGAGCGGATTGTCCGCGCTATGACTCATCACCCAAATTTGGTCGCAGGTATTGGGGAATTTGATACGGAACTGATGCGACAGACTCAAGGGGAACTCGTAAGTAAGGGTGGAGCCGAAGGGATTGAGTGCATTGGCAGAGTGGGCGAAGGCATGGGTCTGGCAATTAAGGCGATCGATGGCGCTAAGCGGGCCAAATACGCGGTGGCCATTCACCTGCTCAGGCAAATGGGCTGGATTACTCCAACCGTTGCCGAATCCCTCTCTGAAACCTTTATGGCCTTGGGGAAATACAAGCGTTTAGAAGTTGTTGGAGAATTATCGCTAATTTAG
- a CDS encoding AIPR family protein encodes MAANDIIVLNSILEQKKIETANSWPDDDFFELFTFEQRLKEYTPSDEQLQFGKIGGGDDGGIDGFFTFVNDELIEEEPDKDVFKKNSKIELFVIQSKRSSSFEEKAVDKFIATSQDIFDLQKDISEINKFYNAGLIEKISIFRKIYLKMSLHHPTLKITYVYATKGDKANINPKIHNKAKTLEKTICECFTGATTCVEFMGVRELLEASRQEKSYTLQLKFLENYISRDAYSYVVLSSITDYYDFVTDESRKLRKHIFEANVRDYQGNNVEVNKDIQKTLESDNKLDLDFWWLNNGVTILASKASIVGKTITLDDVEIVNGLQTTHTIFNYLKAKNVEKDERRSILIKIVVTTEPETRDSVIKATNFQTPIPVASLKATEDIQRDIESYFYNKDWFYDRRKNYYKNNGKPMDRIISIPYLAQAVMAIVLGKPDISRAQPSSIIKTEQNYKSIFKSSFKMDTYLFSAKTMKQVESFIRTTVSNQSKQKNGNQWFQTSSLRILSFHLAMLVIVKMLGKTDYKAIDVESLLQVDIKEEILNQTLSEIIELTNEYLKSKPSLSINTIAKQKDFVTYLRKNVKFSTNASC; translated from the coding sequence ATGGCCGCTAATGACATCATAGTTCTCAACAGTATTCTTGAACAAAAGAAAATCGAAACCGCGAATTCATGGCCTGATGATGATTTTTTTGAATTGTTCACGTTTGAACAAAGATTAAAAGAATATACCCCTTCTGATGAACAGTTGCAGTTTGGTAAAATAGGAGGTGGCGATGATGGTGGTATTGATGGATTTTTTACTTTCGTTAACGATGAACTTATTGAAGAAGAACCAGATAAAGATGTTTTCAAAAAAAACTCTAAGATTGAATTGTTTGTAATTCAATCTAAACGCTCATCTTCATTCGAGGAGAAAGCAGTTGATAAGTTTATTGCCACAAGTCAAGATATTTTTGATTTACAAAAAGACATTTCTGAAATTAATAAATTTTATAATGCAGGGCTGATTGAAAAAATAAGTATTTTCAGAAAGATATATTTAAAAATGAGCTTACACCATCCCACCTTGAAAATAACGTATGTCTATGCCACTAAGGGCGATAAAGCAAATATAAATCCTAAAATACATAACAAAGCCAAAACACTCGAAAAAACAATTTGCGAATGTTTTACAGGCGCTACAACTTGTGTCGAATTTATGGGAGTCCGCGAACTACTTGAGGCTTCCCGTCAAGAAAAGAGTTATACTTTACAACTCAAATTCCTAGAAAATTACATTTCAAGAGACGCATATAGTTATGTCGTCTTGTCCAGCATAACAGACTATTATGATTTTGTCACAGATGAAAGTAGGAAATTACGCAAACATATTTTTGAAGCAAATGTCCGTGATTATCAAGGTAATAACGTCGAAGTCAATAAAGATATTCAAAAGACGCTAGAATCAGATAATAAACTGGACTTGGACTTTTGGTGGCTTAATAATGGAGTGACTATTTTGGCATCAAAAGCCAGCATTGTTGGGAAAACAATTACCCTTGATGATGTTGAAATTGTTAATGGGCTTCAAACCACTCACACAATTTTTAATTATTTAAAAGCCAAAAATGTTGAAAAAGATGAGAGAAGATCGATTTTAATAAAAATTGTTGTAACAACCGAGCCAGAAACCAGAGACAGTGTGATCAAGGCAACGAATTTTCAGACACCTATTCCGGTCGCTTCATTGAAAGCAACTGAGGATATACAACGTGACATTGAATCGTACTTTTATAATAAAGACTGGTTTTACGATCGGCGCAAGAATTATTACAAAAATAATGGAAAGCCGATGGACAGAATTATTAGTATTCCCTATCTTGCTCAAGCAGTAATGGCGATTGTTCTTGGTAAACCAGATATTTCACGGGCTCAACCATCTTCTATTATCAAGACAGAACAGAACTATAAAAGCATCTTTAAATCATCATTCAAAATGGATACGTATTTATTTTCTGCCAAAACGATGAAGCAAGTAGAATCATTTATACGCACCACCGTATCCAATCAATCAAAACAAAAAAACGGCAATCAATGGTTCCAGACTTCAAGCCTTCGTATTCTAAGTTTTCACCTGGCAATGCTTGTTATCGTTAAAATGCTTGGCAAAACTGACTACAAGGCTATAGATGTAGAATCCCTTTTACAAGTTGACATAAAAGAGGAGATCCTAAACCAAACTCTATCTGAAATTATTGAGTTGACAAACGAATATTTAAAATCAAAACCATCGTTGTCAATCAATACAATTGCCAAACAAAAAGACTTTGTTACCTATTTACGAAAGAATGTAAAATTTTCTACTAACGCAAGTTGCTAG
- a CDS encoding glycosyltransferase family 4 protein, producing MHILIYSYNYHPEPIGIAPLMTELAEGLVKRGHKVRVVTAMPNYPERRIYPGYRGKLYMTEVINGVTIQRNYVLIRPKPSLLDRVLLDGSFVVTSFLHALKGQRPDVILATVPPLPVCLPAALVGWLRACPVVLNVQDIQHEAAVHLDLLKNKTVIRVFEALEKFANRTAAKITVIADGFVENLLGKGVPPEKIELIPNWVDVNFIRPLPKENNPFRAAHQLNGKFVVLYSGNIALTQDLRNVIKAAALLRHIPKIVFAIVGEKQALERVEYYCQLDGADNVKLLPFQPREQLPEMLAAADVGLVTQKSNVIAFNLPSKIPVLLASGRPIIASVPDTGTAAKAVQQSGGGLVVTPEDPKALASAIEGLYNNPDKAEMLGHQGRQYAIEHYSFEQALNRYEELFASFRTQPASKPRPLPS from the coding sequence ATGCACATCTTAATTTACTCATACAACTATCATCCAGAGCCGATCGGCATCGCCCCTCTGATGACCGAACTGGCAGAAGGTCTGGTCAAGCGCGGTCACAAAGTCCGCGTGGTCACCGCCATGCCCAACTATCCAGAACGCCGCATTTACCCTGGATACCGGGGTAAATTATACATGACCGAAGTAATAAACGGCGTCACCATTCAGCGCAATTATGTCTTGATTCGCCCCAAGCCGAGTCTGCTCGATCGAGTGCTGCTGGATGGTAGCTTTGTAGTTACCAGCTTCCTACACGCCCTCAAAGGTCAGCGACCGGATGTCATTCTGGCAACTGTGCCACCCCTGCCGGTCTGCCTGCCAGCTGCCCTTGTGGGGTGGCTTCGCGCCTGTCCGGTAGTTTTGAACGTCCAGGATATTCAACATGAAGCCGCAGTCCATCTCGATTTGCTCAAAAACAAAACAGTAATTCGCGTCTTTGAAGCGCTGGAAAAATTTGCCAACCGGACAGCCGCGAAAATCACCGTCATTGCTGATGGGTTTGTAGAAAACTTACTTGGAAAAGGCGTTCCACCTGAAAAAATAGAGCTGATTCCCAACTGGGTCGATGTCAATTTCATCCGTCCCTTACCAAAAGAAAACAATCCTTTCCGGGCAGCTCATCAACTCAATGGTAAATTTGTCGTACTCTACTCCGGTAATATTGCCCTCACCCAAGACTTACGAAATGTTATTAAAGCAGCAGCCTTGCTACGTCATATCCCTAAAATTGTGTTTGCGATCGTGGGTGAAAAGCAAGCCTTGGAGCGAGTTGAGTACTATTGCCAACTAGACGGAGCCGATAACGTCAAACTCCTGCCATTTCAACCCCGCGAACAATTGCCAGAAATGCTTGCTGCGGCTGATGTGGGGTTAGTTACCCAAAAGTCTAATGTAATTGCCTTCAACCTGCCGTCGAAAATTCCTGTGCTGCTTGCTTCCGGTCGCCCGATTATCGCCTCCGTGCCTGATACTGGTACGGCTGCTAAGGCAGTGCAACAAAGCGGCGGCGGTTTGGTGGTTACTCCTGAAGACCCCAAAGCCCTAGCATCTGCTATTGAAGGACTGTACAACAATCCTGACAAAGCTGAAATGCTGGGTCATCAAGGCAGACAGTATGCGATCGAACATTATTCGTTTGAGCAAGCCTTAAATCGGTATGAGGAACTGTTTGCATCTTTCCGCACTCAGCCAGCCTCAAAGCCAAGACCGTTGCCAAGCTAG
- a CDS encoding RNA recognition motif domain-containing protein encodes MSIYVGNLSYEVISEDLSAVFAEYGTVKRVQLPTDRETGRLRGFGFVEMDSETEETAAIEALDGAEWMGRDMKVNKAKPREDRGSFGGGGGRRNSNSAPRY; translated from the coding sequence ATGTCTATTTATGTAGGCAATCTTTCCTACGAAGTTATCTCAGAAGATCTGAGCGCCGTTTTTGCAGAATACGGCACGGTCAAGCGGGTTCAGCTACCCACAGACCGCGAAACAGGTCGTCTGCGCGGCTTTGGTTTTGTGGAAATGGATAGCGAGACTGAAGAAACGGCAGCTATTGAAGCCCTTGACGGGGCTGAGTGGATGGGCCGCGACATGAAAGTCAACAAGGCCAAGCCCCGCGAAGATCGAGGTTCTTTTGGTGGCGGCGGCGGTCGGCGCAATAGCAACTCCGCTCCTCGCTACTAA
- a CDS encoding DUF697 domain-containing protein, which yields MTGLWRRPILVGGVGLSFLLWLWQSFDDMAGQMDEVGMLGAIALGGFWLFRKKRAKATPIQLDISLFDRSTAEKAIAASELVIAQVETEAADADANAQLRQKVAQVTTELDRKEISLAVIGGKGSGKTTLIQALQSSWVPQIKQTIHLKETPPLFAGTQTGLAAEKDALAVARASDLVLFVTTGDLTEPEFQTLQQLKAANQRSVLVFNKEDQYLPEERAVILQQLQQRMLLTLEADDTVAIAVSPKAIKVRQHQTDGTVQEWLEESVPEITALTERLGQILAQQSQQLVWATTWRAAITLKAEAKTVLNGVRRDRALPAIEQYQWIAAATAFANPIPALDLVATGAINVQLVLDLGKIYHQKFSLEQAQDVAGTMGGLMLKLGLVELSTQAITAALKSNAITFVAGGLVQGVSAAYLTRLAGLSLIEYFQELDAVMGDGENGLKLDRLRETLQKVFQQNQRIAFLQSFVKQVVGRLVPEAQDPQLTSSEIAVSN from the coding sequence ATGACTGGTCTTTGGCGTCGTCCGATTTTGGTTGGAGGAGTGGGACTCTCATTTTTGCTCTGGCTGTGGCAGAGTTTCGACGATATGGCTGGGCAGATGGATGAAGTGGGTATGTTAGGTGCGATCGCACTTGGCGGTTTTTGGTTATTTCGGAAAAAAAGAGCCAAAGCTACCCCCATACAGTTAGATATATCGCTCTTTGACCGATCGACTGCCGAAAAAGCGATCGCTGCTTCAGAATTAGTTATCGCCCAAGTAGAGACAGAAGCAGCAGATGCCGATGCTAACGCGCAACTACGTCAGAAAGTCGCTCAAGTGACGACAGAATTAGACCGGAAAGAGATAAGCTTGGCGGTTATTGGCGGGAAAGGATCTGGCAAAACCACTTTGATTCAAGCTTTACAGTCCAGTTGGGTTCCCCAAATTAAACAAACTATTCATTTGAAAGAGACACCGCCTTTATTTGCGGGGACACAAACTGGTTTGGCAGCAGAGAAAGACGCTTTGGCAGTTGCTAGAGCTTCTGACTTGGTATTATTCGTCACGACTGGCGATTTGACAGAGCCAGAATTTCAAACTTTGCAGCAGCTAAAGGCAGCTAATCAGCGAAGTGTGCTGGTTTTTAATAAAGAAGACCAGTATTTACCAGAAGAACGAGCGGTAATATTGCAGCAGCTACAGCAGCGGATGCTTTTAACGCTGGAGGCAGATGATACAGTAGCGATCGCAGTCTCTCCCAAAGCGATCAAAGTACGCCAGCACCAAACAGATGGGACGGTGCAGGAATGGTTGGAAGAGTCAGTTCCAGAAATAACGGCGCTGACAGAACGCTTAGGCCAAATTCTAGCCCAGCAAAGTCAACAGTTGGTATGGGCAACCACCTGGCGTGCAGCCATTACTTTGAAAGCAGAAGCGAAAACGGTGCTGAATGGGGTGAGACGCGATCGCGCTTTACCTGCGATCGAGCAATATCAGTGGATAGCCGCAGCGACAGCTTTTGCCAATCCTATACCGGCACTCGACCTAGTGGCAACTGGCGCGATCAACGTCCAGCTAGTTTTGGATCTGGGTAAAATTTATCACCAAAAATTCTCCCTCGAACAAGCTCAAGATGTGGCAGGGACAATGGGTGGTTTGATGCTTAAACTGGGTTTGGTGGAGCTTTCAACCCAGGCGATTACTGCTGCCCTCAAAAGTAACGCGATCACCTTTGTCGCTGGAGGTTTAGTGCAGGGAGTCAGCGCTGCCTATTTGACTCGGTTGGCAGGTTTAAGCTTAATTGAGTATTTCCAAGAACTAGATGCGGTTATGGGTGACGGCGAGAATGGTTTAAAACTCGATCGCTTGCGCGAAACACTGCAAAAGGTTTTTCAGCAAAATCAAAGGATTGCTTTCTTGCAGTCTTTTGTTAAGCAAGTTGTGGGGCGTCTGGTGCCAGAAGCGCAAGACCCTCAACTTACCAGTTCCGAGATAGCTGTGAGCAATTAG